A segment of the Arachis hypogaea cultivar Tifrunner chromosome 5, arahy.Tifrunner.gnm2.J5K5, whole genome shotgun sequence genome:
TGCGTTAAACTCTGGGTTGCAGGGCCTGATTCATGCTATGCAGGAGGTGATGCCTAATGTACATCACCGATTCTGTGTATGGCATATTTGgagaaattttaataaacaatggAAAGATATAGAGCTATGGGGCTTATTATGGGACTGTGCACAAGCCACTACTTTTGAAGAGTTCAAGGAACACAGGAAAAAGATGAAGTGGCTTAATGCGGATGCATGGGCATACCTAGAAAAATGGCCGACACATTCTTGGACAAGATCACAGTTCAGTCATAGGCCAAAATTAGATTCAATTTGTAACAATGCGTGTAAagtattcaatgcaaagaaaaagGAAGTTAGGAGAAAGCCGATAATCATATTGCTTGAAGAGGTGAGGATGTTTGTAATGAGGACAATGGCCAAAAATAAGGTGAAGCTGGATAATCATGTGGGATACTTTCCCCAATAATCAAGAGCAGACTTGAAAAGGTGAGGAAGGAATGTAAACACTGGCAACCAATTTGGGCTGGAGACACCAGCTATGAGAAGTTCGAGGTGCATGGACACCTTACAAACCATGTAGTTGACTTGAGAAAAAGGCTACGTACTTGCCAATTTTGGATGCTAACTTGTAATATATTTAAATCTCTGTCACAAATTTATCATAAGTTCATTAGTTGTTTATTCTGCCTAGTTACCCAATTACTTATTCACTATAATGGTACGAGTTTCATGATTACTTAGTCACCAATATGCTTGGCTGGTTAATCGGTTAGCCATTAACATAAGTACTCAATGTCTAATTACTTAGTGAGAATTTGGTTATTATTACTACTATTGCAGGAATTCTGTGTGTTCATGCTTGTGCTGCTATTGCTAGAGTGAACAAGCATCCAGAGGATTTCTGTCACAAGCTATTAACTATGGACTTATACAAAGCCACTTACAGCCACCACATCAACCCCCTACCTGGCCAACAATTATGGGAAAGATCTGAAAACAATAGACATTTGGCACCATTCACTACAAGAAATAGGGTAATTATTGACGCCAAAAATCGACGGTCAAGTTTCCCGTCGATATTTTTCGACGGCTTGCCGTCGATAAAACAGAAAAGagattatttgaaataaaatattaaaatcaacgACGATGTCGTCTATTATTTTGGCAACCTTCTAACCCCTTAATACTATCGTCACATTACCGACAAAACAGtagttgaaaaatttttttcttttaaaatcgaCAGATTGGTTGCctattttaacaattaaaatatcAACGACTTTTGTCGTTGATAAATTTAGACGATAGAGATTTCTTTTGTAGATCAAATAAACGGTGtagatttattatataaaatagacgGCTAAagtgttaatttttatttaattaaaattgacaaaatagtcGTCAATTTTTATCCAAAAGAACATCACTCCCGCGTTTACTTCCTGCATCCCTTGTTTCACTCGTTTCCCTAAAATTTAACCCCAATCCTTCAGATAATCAGGGTTCAGGTGAGGCTTCTTCTCCTCCAACGCCTGAGAGTAGAGACCAGAGACGGAGTCACGGTCACAGTGAGAGGCAGAGAgcagagcttcttcttcttcttctcctccgccGAGCCCGCCGCCTCGCCATCCTCTTCATGTaagttcctctctctctctctctctatatatatatatatatatatatatatatatatatatatatatatatatatatatatatatatatatatatatatatatatatatatctatctatctatctatctatctctctctctctctctctctctctctatatatatatatatatatatatatcactctaTCACTCTATCACATTGTTATTTGTGAATCTGCATATAAGTTCTTCTTCTTTCACAGATTCGTCGTTGCAATGTCTTTGTCAATCACTGTTGCTGTGAGCCCGTTGCCAGAGCACGTCGCTGTCGCAGCTTCTTGTAAGTTCCCCTCTGTCTCTTTctgattattatatttatttttgtatctaCTATTTTTATCATGAAATTCTGAATTTGTGTTTGTTAAACCTAATCGGCGtttgtttattttgcttttgttGATGTGGAATCTAGCTTCGCAAaactaaattataatttgaaatttaaatcccTTTCAATGCTGACTTGCCAGACTGAATTGCACTACAATATTGATgaaatagttaattaaaacaaTTATCAGACAGAGGAGAAAATAGTGAAGCAAGAGGTTTTTTTAGTTGATCAATTTGCATGATACTAGTTATATAAAAGTAGGGTAAGAATCCGCAGAGAGTGTTGCAAGTAATTAATTgcattttagtatatatatagtgtaatgatgataataatattttgtcTTGCAGCACAGCCACGATGGCTTAAAGTCATAGATTACACTATAATTAAATctgcattttatatatataatagtatgaaGTATGAAGTTTATAGAAAGGCAGAAGAAAgtcttaaaaataattagtatagaAATATTTGTGCATGCCAAGTAATACTCACCCTAATTATCATAATTTGATTTTAGAACACTGAACAAACTAGTCCGACTTTGGCTGTTAGTTTTTCTTTGAGAGTGCATTCACTAAATTTTGTACCAAACAAGTTTCCTGTAatttttagtttataattttattcaactAGATATATGTTATCTATCTTCAGAAGTAAtgactttcttttttctttttttaaataatattttttatttgttgtccATTCTGTTATTAATGGATAACACAATCCACTTTTGGCAAGTAAAGCAATGTGCGAAAATGTCAT
Coding sequences within it:
- the LOC140184797 gene encoding uncharacterized protein gives rise to the protein MYVCLNGYKNGFRAGCCPLIGLDGAFLKTMFGGQILSAVAQDANHHIYVIAWAIMEVENTVNWKWFLELLHQDLGDYKTHSWYFISDMQKGLIHAMQEVMPNVHHRFCVWHIWRNFNKQWKDIELWGLLWDCAQATTFEEFKEHRKKMKWLNADAWAYLEKWPTHSWTRSQFSHRPKLDSICNNACKVFNAKKKEVRRKPIIILLEESRLEKVRKECKHWQPIWAGDTSYEKFEVHGHLTNHVVDLRKRLRILCVHACAAIARVNKHPEDFCHKLLTMDLYKATYSHHINPLPGQQLWERSENNRHLAPFTTRNRGSGEASSPPTPESRDQRRSHGHSERQRAELLLLLLLRRARRLAILFIFVVAMSLSITVAVSPLPEHVAVAASCKFPSVSF